In a genomic window of Roseiflexus castenholzii DSM 13941:
- a CDS encoding zinc-ribbon domain containing protein, translated as MSFKDRHIPCKDCGGEFVFTAGEQEFYAQKGFTNDPTRCPAGRRARKEGRSLIDVAGGRACPHDVSGQGRITDEAAEVSSSARPRRSDDWARSYDRPRSESRGWSSDRSRREREPYTGPLPSGPVSATVVRIDPAGRFLFARVDNPQFDVYVHGSLFSQVRRSIQEGDQISVTVEASDRGPRARTFDLV; from the coding sequence ATGAGTTTCAAGGACAGGCACATTCCGTGCAAGGATTGCGGCGGCGAGTTCGTATTCACGGCAGGCGAGCAGGAGTTCTATGCCCAGAAGGGATTTACCAATGATCCCACCCGTTGCCCGGCAGGGCGTCGAGCACGCAAGGAAGGGCGCAGTCTGATCGATGTGGCGGGTGGTCGCGCATGCCCGCACGATGTGTCGGGGCAGGGGCGTATCACCGACGAGGCTGCCGAAGTCAGCAGCAGCGCGCGTCCCCGGCGCTCGGACGATTGGGCGCGCTCATATGACCGACCGCGCAGCGAGTCGCGTGGCTGGTCGAGCGACCGATCGCGGCGTGAGCGTGAACCGTACACCGGTCCGCTGCCGTCGGGTCCGGTCAGCGCAACGGTTGTTCGCATTGATCCTGCCGGGCGCTTTCTCTTTGCCCGTGTCGATAACCCACAGTTTGATGTGTATGTCCATGGATCACTGTTCAGTCAGGTGCGCCGATCAATTCAGGAAGGCGATCAGATTTCGGTGACAGTCGAAGCAAGCGATCGTGGACCTCGCGCGCGAACGTTTGATCTGGTGTAG
- the rpsR gene encoding 30S ribosomal protein S18, whose product MTFRNGGRLMRGRGGRRKVCEFSRLGILPDYKDPERLRRFLGPTGKILPRRRTGLTAKMQRRLTIAIKRARHMALLPFVERSVTDRRR is encoded by the coding sequence ATGACGTTTCGAAACGGAGGACGGTTGATGCGTGGACGTGGAGGGCGCAGGAAAGTCTGCGAGTTTTCGCGTCTCGGGATTTTGCCCGATTACAAAGATCCGGAACGGCTCAGACGTTTTCTTGGACCGACAGGGAAAATCCTGCCACGCCGTCGCACCGGTCTGACGGCAAAGATGCAGCGACGACTGACCATTGCGATCAAGCGCGCGCGACATATGGCGCTCCTGCCGTTTGTGGAGCGCTCTGTGACCGATCGGCGGCGCTGA
- a CDS encoding Fur family transcriptional regulator yields MPRRSDNSIVTVSAVDWERLVLAACRAEHIRLTKPRRAIIAWIAGQQTLFSTEALATAVAALPEHVGRATAYRMVEQLRETGWLSPIRTERGSYAYARTLPGHHHHAICLRCGATLIIEGCAALETLYALLETHGFAVQSHFLELTGRCRRCRVADEGRASGA; encoded by the coding sequence GTGCCAAGACGCTCAGACAATAGCATTGTCACTGTCAGCGCCGTTGATTGGGAACGTCTGGTTCTCGCAGCGTGTCGCGCCGAACACATCCGCCTGACAAAACCGCGACGCGCGATTATTGCCTGGATTGCCGGACAGCAGACTCTGTTCAGCACGGAGGCGCTGGCGACTGCTGTCGCAGCCTTACCCGAACACGTCGGGCGAGCCACCGCATATCGGATGGTGGAGCAATTGCGCGAGACCGGCTGGCTCTCGCCCATACGCACCGAGCGTGGCTCATACGCTTATGCGCGCACTCTCCCCGGACACCACCACCATGCCATTTGTCTCCGGTGCGGCGCGACCCTCATTATCGAGGGATGCGCCGCGCTTGAGACGCTCTATGCCCTCCTCGAAACGCACGGATTTGCGGTGCAGAGCCACTTTCTCGAATTGACCGGTCGCTGCCGGCGCTGTCGAGTTGCGGACGAAGGGCGCGCCTCTGGAGCATAA
- the rpmB gene encoding 50S ribosomal protein L28, whose product MAKCDLTGKKVAFGRNIRHKASGGWARRAPKTNRTFRPNVHRHTIYVPEIGQSVTLNLSTKALRIINKKGLLAAVRDQRLSVEAFLKEHTR is encoded by the coding sequence ATGGCAAAGTGTGATCTTACCGGCAAAAAAGTCGCTTTTGGGCGCAACATTCGCCACAAGGCGTCAGGGGGATGGGCGCGCCGCGCGCCAAAAACCAACCGCACGTTTCGTCCGAATGTTCATCGTCATACCATCTATGTGCCCGAGATTGGGCAGAGCGTGACCCTCAATCTCTCGACGAAGGCGCTCAGGATTATCAACAAAAAGGGGTTGCTGGCGGCTGTCCGCGATCAGAGGCTGTCGGTCGAAGCGTTTCTCAAGGAGCACACACGATGA
- a CDS encoding transposase family protein, whose protein sequence is MIAYHPNSLLGHLAPAPDPRRRSGRRYPLPSLLGVVILGMLHGQDALHSAWTWAHGRWGARWRPLGAHSPHFPAYNTVRDLLACVDADDLDRRLRPWMERLLGMPVGGIRADGKVLGGSKRAGAPALHGVELVTHTTGMALAQREAVGGPVGAAHGSALGRAHGQYGCGLPECRRHPNHCAGTRQLPGRCQRRSG, encoded by the coding sequence ATGATTGCCTATCATCCGAACAGTTTGCTGGGACACTTGGCGCCGGCGCCCGATCCCCGTCGGCGATCTGGTCGACGGTATCCGCTGCCAAGCCTGCTGGGGGTGGTCATACTCGGCATGTTGCATGGACAAGACGCGCTGCATAGCGCGTGGACATGGGCGCATGGGCGTTGGGGCGCGCGCTGGCGTCCACTTGGGGCCCACAGTCCGCATTTCCCCGCCTACAATACGGTACGGGACCTGCTGGCATGCGTGGATGCGGACGACCTGGATCGGCGGCTGCGTCCCTGGATGGAGCGACTGCTTGGCATGCCCGTGGGCGGGATCAGGGCCGATGGCAAGGTCTTAGGGGGGAGCAAACGCGCCGGGGCGCCCGCCCTGCATGGCGTCGAACTCGTCACCCATACCACGGGGATGGCGCTCGCCCAACGCGAGGCCGTCGGCGGCCCTGTTGGCGCTGCTCACGGAAGCGCCCTTGGACGGGCGCATGGTCAGTATGGATGCGGGCTTCCTGAATGCCGCCGTCACCCAAACCATTGTGCAGGAACACGGCAATTGCCTGGGCGGTGTCAAAGGCGATCAGGCTGA